The genome window CTTGGTACCATCTGATGAAAACATGACCCTTTCTATGCGTCGTACAGTTTCATATTTGCTGTAGGCAGTAAATTGGTGAATTAGTTTTCTTGCCTTGGCATCCCAAACCACTACGTCACCGTGAGCGAGTCCTGCGAGCATTTTGCTACCATCAAGAGAGAATGTAAGGGCTCTTACCCAAGCATCATGGACAAAGGTGTACAAAAGCTTGTTAGATTTTATCTGCCACAATTTGGCAGTATTATCATGGGAGCCTGTAATTACCTGACGGCCATCAGCAGAAAATGCTGCTGTTGTTACATCATCAGTATGGCTGGTTTGTACCATTAATTTATAGGGTTGGGCAAGAGATATGCAAGCACTGAGCAAAAGCGTGCTCAAAATACCAATCAGTAGTTTCATACAAAAAAGAAGTTTGATTTAAAACATAATATAGTCAAATTAGATATGATACGAAATTCGCTCTACTCATTCATTAGTAATGTTAATATTTTACCTGAGTAGCTAAGTACTTGAATTACAAAGGACAAAGATTATCTCACCAAATGTTTAATAATTCTATTTTATGTACCTTTGTGTTTTAACCTCCATTCTTGTATGGCATCTAATCCTACTTTTTTTACCCGCCGTGACATTTTATCACTAGTTGTTCATTATTATAGTTAGAGACCAATTCATATTATGTCTGCAAATATTTTAAGTGATCGCTTTATCAAAAATTTAAATGCAAAAAAACTCATCCCCTTGGCTATCAAAGTACTTACTTCTGCTTCTGAGGCATCTGGTATCCAAGACAAAGCAAAAGATATGGTGCAAGAAGCCTGGAAAAAGTTTTTTAATAAATACGGTAATGATGAGTACAAAGAAAAAGAGGTGATGTACCTGATGATTACGATTACTCGCAATACGTGTGTTGAGTATATCAGGCGCTTGAAGGTAGAGCACCGTTATTTAGCTGAACAAAGTAGTCAGTTAAATCAGAGAGACGAAGTAGACATAGCACTCGATGTTGAGTATATATTTAGGAGCATTCCAGCAAATTACAGATACATATTGGAGGCAGAGCAGAATATACAACATGAAACCCAACAAGAATTGGTGCAGAAAATAAGTGATGAATACAAGCACTTATTTAAAGTGACGGAGTTTAACCTCAATATATTTAGGTCATTGAAAAAGCGAGCCAAGCAAATGATTGAAAAGCTTGTGAAAAACGATCAGGTATAAATATTAGAGAGCAAATAAACATTAAAAAAAACAAGAATTATTCAAGTTATGATCGCCTATACATTTAAAGAAATTGAGGAAAAAGGAAAACTGTATGCTGCGGGTAAAATGGACTTGAGTGAGCAAATTGCTTTTGAGGAGTACCTGAATGCTCATCCAATACAAAAAATGATGGTAGAAGGCATGGTGGTAGAATATCATTATTTTGATGGATCGCCTCCCAAAGTTCTTACTAGTATACAACATAAGCGTCGTTATTTATCTATTGCAGCTTCTATCGTTTTAATACTAGTAGTAGGTGGATACTTTGCTACCCGTCAAACAGTAGTACCCTCTGGTC of Microscilla marina ATCC 23134 contains these proteins:
- a CDS encoding RNA polymerase sigma factor, producing the protein MSANILSDRFIKNLNAKKLIPLAIKVLTSASEASGIQDKAKDMVQEAWKKFFNKYGNDEYKEKEVMYLMITITRNTCVEYIRRLKVEHRYLAEQSSQLNQRDEVDIALDVEYIFRSIPANYRYILEAEQNIQHETQQELVQKISDEYKHLFKVTEFNLNIFRSLKKRAKQMIEKLVKNDQV